In Mytilus edulis chromosome 4, xbMytEdul2.2, whole genome shotgun sequence, the following proteins share a genomic window:
- the LOC139521633 gene encoding uncharacterized protein encodes MTDKDINRLSSFHNTCLRKIMKIFWPNKISNKDLHEMTNTKDMETLLIQKRWRWLGHVIRKPSDDMTKVALRWTPEGKRKRDRPKTTWRRTVENELKERGYTWGTVERTANNREEWRKLVLALCAIRHSKD; translated from the coding sequence ATGACTGACAAAGACATCAACAGACTCTCCAGCTTCCATAACACATGTCTGCGAAAGATAATGAAAATATTCTGGCCAAACAAAATCTCCAACAAAGACCTACATGAGATGACGAATACCAAAGACATGGAGACTTTGCTCATACAAAAAAGATGGAGGTGGCTTGGTCATGTTATACGCAAACCATCTGATGACATGACCAAGGTAGCCCTTAGATGGACACCAGAGGGGAAGAGAAAGAGAGACCGACCTAAAACAACATGGAGACGCACTGTAGAAAATGAGTTAAAGGAAAGAGGATATACCTGGGGCACAGTGGAAAGAACAGCAAACAACAGAGAAGAGTGGAGAAAACTAGTCCTTGCCCTATGTGCCATTAGGCATAGCAAGGACTAA